The genomic stretch CGCCTGGACCGGCGTCGGCGTGCCGGATCCGGAGGTCGTGGCGCGGCTCCACGCGGCGGGCATCCGCGCCCAGGCTGGAGCGTTCGGCGCCATCGACGAGGCGGCCCGCACCACGGCGTCCCCGGCGCCCTACGACGCGATCCTCGCCGCGGGCGCCGACGTGATCGCGACGGACGTGGTCCCGATGGCTGCGCTGGCCACGCGGAACGCCGCCCTCATCCGACGAGCCCGGCGATAAACGTCGACAGGGCCTCTTCGGCGCCGGGCGCGAGGGGGATCGCTCCGACGCCGAGGTCGGCAAGGCTGGTCCAGAGACGACTGCGCAGGAAGGCCGCGTCCGGCACGCCGGGAAAGAGCGCGGCGGCCTGGAGGATGGGCGGCCCCTGCACGATGGCGTCGCGGTAACGGTGCAGCACGCCGAGGGCGTCTTCCGGCGGCCCCGCCGCGCCGTACCGACGCCGGTACCCGGCCGAGTCGTCGCGGCGGTACTTCGCATCCAGCACCACCCGCCGGGTCCTGTCGCCGGTGCGGACGGTGAGAAGCAGGTCGGGGCGCTGGGCCAGCAGCGCGGGCGGCGCCGGGAAACGCGGACTGTAGACGACCTCCACCTCGGTATGTCCTGCGGCGAGGCGGACCCCATGCTGACGCCCTTGTCTCAATCGGACATCCGCCCCGACCGTGTCGATGCCGAACGGCCGCTCCGGCACGGGGCACCCGAGCACGTCGGCGACGGACCTTACGACGGCGAGCGCAGCCCACGTCTCGTACAACACCGCGAGGTCCTGCATCGACACATCGAGGGCGCCGTCGCGAAGGGCAACCCCGCGGTCGAGGGACTGGAGCGCCTCGAAGGCCTGGGCGTAGGCCGGAGCCCGCCGGAGCACGAGCGGCGGAACGCTCGGAGCACGCCCCAGGTCACCTGCGAGGACTCCTGTGGAGCGCAGCGCTCGTAGTCGATCCCGATGCAGGGAGAGGTCTCGGACGAGAGCCGCCCTGCGGAGCGTCGGCCGCCGTGCTCCCTCCTCCCGAGCCAGTGTCTCCAGCCGGCTGACCACGTCGTCGAGGCGGGCCGCCAGCCATCGGTGTGCCGGCGTGTCCGCGGTCAGGCGAGGGGGCCTCGCCGGAAGTCGCTCGACCTCCATCCCCGTACGCAAGGCGACGCGACGTGTCTCCGACGACGGACGCCGAATCTGCCCTGCTGGCTGGATCGAGACGCTTCGAGTCGTGTCGAGCGTCGGCCGGCGATCGATCTCGCGGACGGCACCGACCAGCGCCTCGGTAGCCTCCCGAAGCGCCGCGAGCCAGAATGGCGGTGCGGTTTCCCCCACCTCGGTCGTGAGGTCGACCGTCGCAGGACGGAGCGCAGATGCTGACAGGCCGGCTGCGAACCGCTCCACGTCGTCACGCATCGACTCCACCTCGGAGGTCGACATCTTTACCGGGAGCACGCCAATGTCGAACGCCACGGTTGGCTTGCTCCCGAGCCACACCTCGAACCGCATCCGGCCCGCCTGCGAGCCGGTCCGAACCGGACCGTGGAGCACACGCCCGCCGTCGGCCGAGGCGAGGCTCGCCGTCACGACGGGGTCGCGGTGGACGAGCGTGACGGCTTCCTCGCAGAGGCTCTGCACGAGGACGAGACTGGTCGTCTCCTCCTCCAGCCAAACCGCCTCGGCGTCCACGTGGACGGGGTCTGCCCCCAGGGAGACGACAGTCAGAGGCGACGCCCCCGGCCGCGACGAAGGGCGCGCGCTCCATGTCAGGCGGAGGCGGGGGGTCTGGATCGTGAACAGCGTCTGCACATCGTATGCTACCGCACGCCCTCCCCTGCCGTGCCCGACCCGCCCGTTCTCCGGCTGACGCTCCGTGACGGCCGCCCCGTGGCCCTTCGCCCCATCGAGCCCGCCGACCGCGACCGGCTCGCCACAGGCTTCGACGCCCTGTCCACGGCCTCGCGGCGGCTACGTTTTCTCGGGTCCGTGTCGAACCTGAGCGAGGCCCACCTCTCCTACCTCACCGAGGTCGACGGTCACGACCACGTCGCATGGGGCGCGCTCGACCTCACCGACCCCGCGCTACCGGGCTTCGGCGTTGGCCGGTTCATCCGCCTCGGGAAGACCGAGGGCCTCGACACGGTGGCCGAGTTCTCGCTGACTGTGCTCGACTCGGCCCAGGGGCACGGCGTCGGGCAGTTGCTCCTCGCCGTCCTGGCCGTGGTCGCGCCGTCGGTGGGCGTGGAGACGCTCCGTGGCGTCGTGGCGCAAGACAACGACCGGATGCTCCGCTGGCTCCGGCGCCTCGGAGCCGTCGCCATCGGGTCGGCCGAGGAAGAGACGCTCGACCTCCCGCTTCCCGTGGATCCGTCTGTCAGCGACTCGGCCGCCGCGTTCGTGGACACGATGGAGAGAATCCGGGCCGAGATGCGCGCGTCCGAGAGGAAGGGCTAGGCCCAGAACGACGCGACGCCATCGGCCAGAGCCCCCTCTGCGATGCGGGCGAGGCGCGCCGCCGTTCGGGGGAAGCGACTGCCGAGGACGTCGGGGCGCCCGTCCGCCGCCCAAGCGTCGACGGAGACCCGGGCCGCGCGCGCATCCATCGGGCGGCCGTCCACGGCCCACCCGAGCAGGGCATACGTGGCGTCGCGAGCCGGTCCGCGTGCGCCGTCGATCCGAGGCACGAGCTTCATCAGCAGCGCGAGGTCCGCGGGGTCGACGGAGTCCCCCGACGCAGCCCGGAAGGCGGCGGGCGTCTCGCTGGCATGGAGCACGAACAGAGCCGCCTCGTCCCGCGCGCGATACCCGACGCCCATGCCCGACGGGGCCAGGAGGGCGTCCGCCTCGGCGACCGCGGCGATCACCCGCTCCATCCCTGTGCGTTCGGTCGGCGTGAGGTCCAACGATTCACCCAGGCGGACGGCCCGTGGGGACCAGGCCTCCACGGGCCAGGGGAGGGGTGCCACGGCGTCCGCAGGTCCGGGCCCCCAGTCGCCGAGGTCTCGGGCGGCCAGTTCCAGCACGAAGGCCCGGTCCAGCACCTTCCGGCTGAACGCGTGCGCGCTCTCGTCCACGTTGACCGTCCCGACGATGCCGAGCGAGGGCGGCAACCGGACCGCCTGCCACTGCGCGTCCGCCGCGGCGAGCGACTCCGACAGCAGTGGGGAGCTCTCGTACCCGCCTGGCGCGGGAGCACGAGACTCGATCCGGCTCAAGACCTCGGCGAGGTAGTGCTCCGGACGCCCCAGGTTCATCTCGTCGAGCACGAGCGTCCGGAAACGGTCGGTGTGCTCGGCCGCATCGCTCGCTGCGCGCAGCACCGCGCCGGGACGAAAGCGCCCAGAGAGGTCCGTGTAGCCCATCGTCTCCGACGGGTCGGTCCAGTCCGGGCGGACGGGGAGCACCGTCGCGACGCCTCCCGTCGCGTCCGCGACAAGCGAGGGCAGGCGGCTCTTGCCGACGCCCGTCACGCCTGCCAGGAGGACGAACGGCTTGGTGCGGAGTGCGGTCACGTAGGCTGCGATCTCCCAGGGCTCGAACCGAAAGCCGCGCGCAGCCACCGCGTCGACGAGAGACGCCATCGCCGTCGCCCGGTCGAACCCCGTCGGCGCCACATACCCGACCGCTGGCTCGGCCACCTCAGGGGTCGGGAGCACTACTCCAGGCTCCATCTGCTCCGCCTGCTCATCTGCCTGTCGCCGCGCATCACGGACCGCCTCGACGGCCGCCATGAGGGCGTCAGGATCGGCTCCGAGGCGGGCCTGGACGACGAACTCCAGCACCTTGCCGTCGAGCACGGGCAGCGGGTGGAGCACCTGCTGGACGACCCGCCGAAAGCGTGCCTCGGGCGGCACGTCGGGGTACTCGTCGAGCACCCGCAGGTCGGCCGCGGCGCGGTCGCGGGCGATCCACAACTCCTCAGGGAGCACGGCGACCGGACGGACGCGGAGCCGGTGCGGCAGGTGGCGTCCCGGCGCCAGCACGGTCGCGTCCTCGAACGGCACGCCGACGGCCTCGAACAGTCCGGCGAACGCCTGATGGCCCGAGAGGTACACGATGATCCGGTCTCCCGCGCGCACCTCCGCCAGTCGCCGCCGCCCCTGCTGCCGCAGCGCAAGCGTCCCCGCGCGAACCGCAGCGGGGAACACATCGGGAGAGAGAGACCAGAGCCAGTAGGCCATGCGGAACACGAAGAGGGGCAGCGACCGGCTGCACGCGGAGCCTACAGGCTAGCGACGATGCGCGGCCGTGGTCTGCCGCGTATGCGACGCGTGAGATCGCGTTCCGGACGCACGCTCGTGCCCCAGGCGAAGCCCCCGCATTTTCTCTTAGCACTGTTCGCCCGGCGCCTAGATTCGAAACCGCTTCCATCGTCCCACCGACTCTCCATTATGACCCGACTTCGCTCGCTCGTCGTCCTCGCGACGCTCGCACTCACCGTCTCTGCCTGCGACTCGTCCGGCGAGGACGGTCTCCTCGCCGGTGCCGAGGCCAACCTCGGCCAGTGGACCTGGATCGACGTGGCGGGCTCGCAGTGCCGCGACGGCTCCTCGACGGGCATTGGCGTCCGCCTTCAGGACGGCGCCACCGACCTCGCCATCTACCTCGAGGGCGGCGGGGCGTGCTTCAACGGAGCCACCTGCGCCACCAACCCCAAGACGTTCGGCGAGGCGGAGTTCAACGCCCGCGCGGCGGCGGTGGGCAACAACGGCCTGTTCAGCACGGCCGCCGGCAACCCCGTCGGCGACTACAACATGGTCTACGTGCCGTACTGCACGGGCGACCTCCACGGCGGCAGCTTCCCCAACAGCTCGCTCCTCGGCGAGGAAATCGGCGTGCAGCAGTTCGTCGGGCACCAGAACGTCCAGCGCGCCGTCGCCCTCCTGGCGGACGAGTTGGACACGCCCGGGAAGGTGCTCCTGACCGGATCCAGCGCGGGCGGCTTCGGGACGCTCCTCAACTTCGGCGAGGTGGCCGACGCGTTCACCGGCTCCGACCTCTACCTCGTCGACGACTCCGGCCCGGTGTTCTTCCAGGACAACGTCTTCAGCCCGCAACTGGCCAGCAGCGTGACGGCGCTCTACAACCTCCCGGCGACGCTCCCGACGGCTCCCCAGCTGTTTCAGACGGACGGCCTGCCGGGCATCTACGCCTACTACGCCTCCACCTACCCGAACGCGACGTTCGGCCTCTCCAGCTACCTCGGCGACGACGTCATCCAGCAGTTCTTCGGCTTCGGCCAGGCGCCGGGCGACCCGATCACGGACGACGAGTACGCAGCGGGCCTGCGCGACGTGCGCAGCCAGATCCCGAGCGACTGGGGCACCTACTTCGCCACGGGCGGCGAGCACACGTTCCTGCTCGTCCCGAACCGCTACGCGGGCACCTCGGCGGGCGTCGCGTACGATGCCTGGCTCGCGGGCATCCTGGACGGCTCGCCGACGAACGTGGACCCGGCCGTGGCCGTCCGCGCCCCGCTGGCAGCCCGCTAGCACGTCTCTCGTGATGGCCCTCGCGCCCCGCTCCGCCTCGGTGGGGCGGGGCGCGGTGCGTTCCAGGCCCTGCGGCGCGCTCCCCGAGGCGGGTGGCCCTACGGGTCTACCAGCGGACGAACACGCCCGCCTCGGCGTGGCTCCGGGAGAGGTCGCCGTCGGCCGTGTAGCCGACGCCGAGCGCGCCGCCGAGGCGGCCCACCAGTGGGCGCTGCGCGCGCGCGCCGACGGACCACGCGTCACGTACCGAGGACTGGCCCTCGGCCTCGACGCGGACCTCCTGGCCGCGTCCGGCGGAGACCTCCCAGAACGACCCGAACGCACCGCCGCCGGTGTCGCCGAAGCGCCGGGCGACGACCCGCGCCGAGACCGGCACGCCTGGCTGGCCAGGCACGATCGCCGCCTCGCCGCGCAGCAGCCAGGCCCCGCGGTAGACCTCCGCCCCACCCGTCGCGATCACCACCGCCTGGTCGGCGAAGGCCATGCGCCGCGCCCCGACCGACGCCACCCAGCCGCCCCCCAGGGCCACCGAGAGCGACGCCGCGAGGTCGGTCTGCGCCGTCACCTCGGAGCCGGGCGCCCAGCGCCCACGGACGTTGCCCGAGACCCCGCGCCCGAGGTCGGGGTAGAGATCCGCCCCGACGAACGGCGCCGTCGCCCCGAACCGATCCACCGCGCCCGCCTCGACGACGCCCCCGCCCAGGTCGCCCGCACGGCCGCCGACGCGCACGGTCGAGGTGACCCACGTCCCGCGGTCGCCGACGGCCTCCGCCTCGACGGTCGCGCCCCCTCCCCACGACTGGGCCGAGGCGGGCGAGATCGCGACCAGGAGCAGGAGCACGCGCCACATGGGATCAGGAGGTCTGGAAGCCGGTGCGCGTCATCACGCCCCAGGACTGGGTCTTGCGGAAGTAGCTCACCAGGCCGCGGATCCGCCAGTAGACGGTCATTTGCCGGTAGCCGATGTTTTCGAGCACGGCGAGCCCCAGGAGCAGCGCGATGTCGCGGAGGCGCGTGTAGCGGCGGAACGCGAGCTGCTCCAGCGCCACCGACGCGATCGACTGGGCTACGCCGAGGGCCACCGCGAGCGCCAGCAGCAGCACCGCCACGGGCCCATTCACCAGGCCCAGCGCCACCAGCACCGCGAGCACCACGTAACCCAACGCCTCGACCACCGGCCCGAGCAGCTCCACGAGCACGTACACCGGGAACGCGAGCATCCCCACGCGGCCGTAGCGCGGGTTGAAGAACATCTTCCGGTGGCGCCACAGGATCTGCGCCAGCCCCCGATGCCAGCGGTCGCGCTGCCGCCCCAGGACGGCCCGGTCCTCCGGGCACTCGGTCCACGAGATCGCGTCGGGGGCGTAGGCCACGCGGTACGGCTGGCCGGTCTCGCGAAAGTGCTGATGGAGGTGGAGCACCAGTTCCATGTCCTCCCCCACCGTCGTGTGGTCCAGGCCGCCGAGGGCGACGACGGGCTCCAGCCGGAACAGGCCGAACGCGCCGGACACGATAGGCAGCGCGTTCAGGTGGTCCCACGCCGTCCGCGAGGCGACGAAGGCGCGCAGGTACTCGAGCGCCTGGAAGCGAGCCAGCCAGTTGGTCGGCATCCGCACCTCGGCGACCTGCCCGTGGCGCACCCGGCTCCCGTTGACGATGCCGACCGTGCCGCCCACCACGATGGTCCGCGCGTCGTCCAGGAAGGGGCGGACGGCGCGGAGCAGCGCGTCGCGGGCGAGCAGGCTGTCGCCGTCGAGCATGCAGAAGAGCGGCGTCCGGCAGTACGCCAGCCCCGCGTTGACGGCGTCCGCCTTGCCGCCGCCGTTGATCTTGGAGAGGACCCACAATTCAGGCTGCACGCGGCTCCGGAAGACCCGCTGGACGGGCGCGTGCGGGATCGCCGAGGTCGGCGGCCGTACGGCCTCGACCAGGTCGAATGCCTCGTCGAGGCGGGCCACGGTGTCGTCCGAGGAGCCGTCGTCGATGATGAGGACTTCCTTGGCGGGGTACTCCACGGCCAGCAGCGCGAGCGTCGCCTCGACCGCCACCACGCCCTCGTTGTACATCGGCACGAGCAGCGTGATCGCCGGGATGTCGGCCGTGGCAGCCACCTCCTCGACGTGGAACGACGACAGCCGTCGGCGGAGTCGCACGAGCGCCCCGAGCGCGATGCCGGTCCCGATGAGGTAGTGGCCCACCACCAGCACCACGTACGTCAGCACGACCGCGTCAACGATCCAGAGGAGGGAGGCGGGCATCACAGATAGGGCGTAGGCTCGATCGTGGGGCGCGCGCGCCACGGCCGAACCGGGGAGGGCCCGAGGAGCGCACGGTCGTACCGCTCCAGCGCCTCGGTGGCCCGGAGCGCGACCCAGGCGTCGGGGTCGGCCTGCGCGCGCCGGAGAATGCCGAGGTCCTCGGGACCGCTGCGGAGCTGGCCGAGCGCCTCGACCGCGGGGAGCCGGAGGGCGACCTCCGGGGAGGCGCACCACGGCCGCACCACGGCCGCCTCGGCGGGGCCGCCGACCTCTCCGAGGAACCGCAGCAACGACGCGCGGACCTCGGGCCGCACGCGCTCTCGTCCCAGCAGTTCGCACGCCGCCGCCGCCGCCGGGACGTAGCCCAGCCGCCGCAGCGCCTCGGTCGCGATCAGCCGCGCCCGCGGGCCGGTGCGCGGGTGGACGAGCGCCGCCGCGATGGGCGCGCCGCCGTGAATCCCGAACCGAGCCAGGAGCGAGGCCACGGTCGCCGCCTCGGCGCCGCCGTAGCGCGACAGGCCGGTGAGCGCCACCTGGCATGCCGCCGCCCCCCCCACCTCGGCCAGCGCCGTCGCCGCGGCCAGCACGACCCGCTGGGACGGGTCCCGGAGGGCGCCGCCCAGCGTCACGAGGGGAGGCCACTCGCTGAGCACACCGAGCGTGTGGACGCCCAGCACCCGGAGCTCGGCCGACCGCGAGATCGAGTAGCGCCGCGCGACACGCAGCAGCGGCGCTGCGGCCTCGGCCACCAGGCGCCGGTCGGCGCCGCGCAGGCGCACCGCGTAGGTCACGAGAAAGCGGAGCATGTCGGCCCGCTGGTGGGGCCACACGGAGGCCGCGAAGTCCTCGGGCGCGAGGTCGCCGTCGAGCAGGGCGAGCAGACGGGGCACCCAGCGCCGCGCCCGGCTCTCCCGGCGGGCTGCCACGCGCGCCTCCCACGCGTGCAGCCCGACCGTCGCGGCCACGAGCAGCACGTTCACGGCGACCGCCGCGGCCAGCAGAGCACCCAGCAGCGGAACCAAGCCGACCTCCACGTCGAGGCCGCTCATGCCAGGCGCGCGATCCGCGCGACGACTTCGGCGAGCGACAGCGGGCGCACGACCACGTCGGCCACGCCCGCGTCGAGCGCCTCGGCGATGGCGGCGCCGTTGCCCGGCCAGAACACGAGCACGACGGGCGGCGGCAGGTCCAGCCGCGCTTCGAGTTGCTGGAACAGGCCCAGTCCGTCGAGCCCCGGCAGGCGAGCGCCCGCCACGACCACGTCCGGCACCTCCCGGGCGATCGCCACGAGCGCATCCGGGCCCGTCCGCTCCGTGGCAACCGAGAAGCCCGCGCGCGTCAGCCGGTGGCCGATCACGTCGAGCGTCGGCTCGTCGGTGTCCACCAGGAGCGCGCGGCGGACCCGCCGCGGGCGGGCCGCAGCCGGACGCGAGATCCAGCCGACCGAGTCGAGCGTCGAAGCTGCAGGATCAGACACACACGGACAGAGGTGGGTCGGAGGTATCGGCCTCGCGCGGGCCACCTCAAGCGCCCGTCTCCACCTCGGGGGTCTCCCCACTAGGCCCGAGGCGGGCGAACCCGCCGCGCGCCACCCGGTACAGGGTGGGCTGCGACACACCGTCGTCACCCGACGGGTCTAGCATCCCCGGCTGCCCCACCGCGACACCTCTGATGGCCCAGATCCAGCGCATCAACTCCCCGTTCTCGCTCTCGACCGGCTTCCGGCCCATGGGCGACCAGCCGCGCGCCATCGGCGAGTTGACCGAAGGCCTCTTCCGCGGCGACACCTACCAGACGCTGCTCGGGGCGACGGGCACCGGCAAGACGTTTACCGTCGCCAACGTCGTCCGCAACGTGGGGCAGCCGACGCTGGTGATCTCGCACAACAAGACGCTCGCGGCCCAGCTCTACGCCGAGTTCCGGCAGTTCTTCCCCGACAACGCCGTCGAGTTCTTCATCTCGTACTACGACTACTACCAGCCCGAGGCCTACATCGTCTCGTCGGACACGTACATTGAGAAGGACATGGCGATCAACGAGGAGATCGACCGGCTGCGGCTCCGGGCGACCTCGGCGCTCGTGTCGGGCCGGAAGGACGTGATCATCGTGGCGTCGGTGTCGTGCATCTACGGCCTGGGCAACCCGGACGAGTACAAGAAGCGCCTCGTCCAGATCACGCCCGGCCAGGAGCGCGACCGCGACGAGCTGCTGCTGGAGCTGGTCCACGTGTTCTACAACCGCAACGACGTCGACTTCACGCCCGGCACCTTCCGCGTCCGCGGCGACGTGGTGGAGATCTTCCCGGCCTACCTCGAGGACGAGGCCTACCGCGTCGTGTTCTGGGGCGACGAGGTCGAGCGCATCGCACGCATCAACCCGGTCACCGGCGACGAGCTAGCGCTGGAGCAGGACACGCTGACCATTTACCCGGCCAAGCACTTCGTGACGCCGCAGGACCAGGTCGACCGCGCCATCGAGGGCATCCAGGAGGAGTTGCGCTGGCGGCTCGCGATCCTCCGCAACGAGGGCAACCTGATCGCCGCCCAGCGGATCGAGCAGCGGACGCTGTTCGACATCGAGATGATCAAGGAGATCGGCTACTGCTCGGGCATCGAGAACTACAGCCGCCACATGGACGGCCGCGAGCCCGGCACGCGGCCAT from Rubrivirga sp. SAORIC476 encodes the following:
- a CDS encoding DUF2357 domain-containing protein, whose product is MQTLFTIQTPRLRLTWSARPSSRPGASPLTVVSLGADPVHVDAEAVWLEEETTSLVLVQSLCEEAVTLVHRDPVVTASLASADGGRVLHGPVRTGSQAGRMRFEVWLGSKPTVAFDIGVLPVKMSTSEVESMRDDVERFAAGLSASALRPATVDLTTEVGETAPPFWLAALREATEALVGAVREIDRRPTLDTTRSVSIQPAGQIRRPSSETRRVALRTGMEVERLPARPPRLTADTPAHRWLAARLDDVVSRLETLAREEGARRPTLRRAALVRDLSLHRDRLRALRSTGVLAGDLGRAPSVPPLVLRRAPAYAQAFEALQSLDRGVALRDGALDVSMQDLAVLYETWAALAVVRSVADVLGCPVPERPFGIDTVGADVRLRQGRQHGVRLAAGHTEVEVVYSPRFPAPPALLAQRPDLLLTVRTGDRTRRVVLDAKYRRDDSAGYRRRYGAAGPPEDALGVLHRYRDAIVQGPPILQAAALFPGVPDAAFLRSRLWTSLADLGVGAIPLAPGAEEALSTFIAGLVG
- a CDS encoding YaiO family outer membrane beta-barrel protein — encoded protein: MWRVLLLLVAISPASAQSWGGGATVEAEAVGDRGTWVTSTVRVGGRAGDLGGGVVEAGAVDRFGATAPFVGADLYPDLGRGVSGNVRGRWAPGSEVTAQTDLAASLSVALGGGWVASVGARRMAFADQAVVIATGGAEVYRGAWLLRGEAAIVPGQPGVPVSARVVARRFGDTGGGAFGSFWEVSAGRGQEVRVEAEGQSSVRDAWSVGARAQRPLVGRLGGALGVGYTADGDLSRSHAEAGVFVRW
- a CDS encoding HEAT repeat domain-containing protein, which gives rise to MSGLDVEVGLVPLLGALLAAAVAVNVLLVAATVGLHAWEARVAARRESRARRWVPRLLALLDGDLAPEDFAASVWPHQRADMLRFLVTYAVRLRGADRRLVAEAAAPLLRVARRYSISRSAELRVLGVHTLGVLSEWPPLVTLGGALRDPSQRVVLAAATALAEVGGAAACQVALTGLSRYGGAEAATVASLLARFGIHGGAPIAAALVHPRTGPRARLIATEALRRLGYVPAAAAACELLGRERVRPEVRASLLRFLGEVGGPAEAAVVRPWCASPEVALRLPAVEALGQLRSGPEDLGILRRAQADPDAWVALRATEALERYDRALLGPSPVRPWRARPTIEPTPYL
- a CDS encoding GNAT family N-acetyltransferase, giving the protein MPDPPVLRLTLRDGRPVALRPIEPADRDRLATGFDALSTASRRLRFLGSVSNLSEAHLSYLTEVDGHDHVAWGALDLTDPALPGFGVGRFIRLGKTEGLDTVAEFSLTVLDSAQGHGVGQLLLAVLAVVAPSVGVETLRGVVAQDNDRMLRWLRRLGAVAIGSAEEETLDLPLPVDPSVSDSAAAFVDTMERIRAEMRASERKG
- a CDS encoding response regulator transcription factor → MSDPAASTLDSVGWISRPAAARPRRVRRALLVDTDEPTLDVIGHRLTRAGFSVATERTGPDALVAIAREVPDVVVAGARLPGLDGLGLFQQLEARLDLPPPVVLVFWPGNGAAIAEALDAGVADVVVRPLSLAEVVARIARLA
- a CDS encoding glycosyltransferase, which codes for MPASLLWIVDAVVLTYVVLVVGHYLIGTGIALGALVRLRRRLSSFHVEEVAATADIPAITLLVPMYNEGVVAVEATLALLAVEYPAKEVLIIDDGSSDDTVARLDEAFDLVEAVRPPTSAIPHAPVQRVFRSRVQPELWVLSKINGGGKADAVNAGLAYCRTPLFCMLDGDSLLARDALLRAVRPFLDDARTIVVGGTVGIVNGSRVRHGQVAEVRMPTNWLARFQALEYLRAFVASRTAWDHLNALPIVSGAFGLFRLEPVVALGGLDHTTVGEDMELVLHLHQHFRETGQPYRVAYAPDAISWTECPEDRAVLGRQRDRWHRGLAQILWRHRKMFFNPRYGRVGMLAFPVYVLVELLGPVVEALGYVVLAVLVALGLVNGPVAVLLLALAVALGVAQSIASVALEQLAFRRYTRLRDIALLLGLAVLENIGYRQMTVYWRIRGLVSYFRKTQSWGVMTRTGFQTS
- a CDS encoding McrB family protein — encoded protein: MAYWLWSLSPDVFPAAVRAGTLALRQQGRRRLAEVRAGDRIIVYLSGHQAFAGLFEAVGVPFEDATVLAPGRHLPHRLRVRPVAVLPEELWIARDRAAADLRVLDEYPDVPPEARFRRVVQQVLHPLPVLDGKVLEFVVQARLGADPDALMAAVEAVRDARRQADEQAEQMEPGVVLPTPEVAEPAVGYVAPTGFDRATAMASLVDAVAARGFRFEPWEIAAYVTALRTKPFVLLAGVTGVGKSRLPSLVADATGGVATVLPVRPDWTDPSETMGYTDLSGRFRPGAVLRAASDAAEHTDRFRTLVLDEMNLGRPEHYLAEVLSRIESRAPAPGGYESSPLLSESLAAADAQWQAVRLPPSLGIVGTVNVDESAHAFSRKVLDRAFVLELAARDLGDWGPGPADAVAPLPWPVEAWSPRAVRLGESLDLTPTERTGMERVIAAVAEADALLAPSGMGVGYRARDEAALFVLHASETPAAFRAASGDSVDPADLALLMKLVPRIDGARGPARDATYALLGWAVDGRPMDARAARVSVDAWAADGRPDVLGSRFPRTAARLARIAEGALADGVASFWA
- a CDS encoding pectin acetylesterase-family hydrolase, whose product is MTRLRSLVVLATLALTVSACDSSGEDGLLAGAEANLGQWTWIDVAGSQCRDGSSTGIGVRLQDGATDLAIYLEGGGACFNGATCATNPKTFGEAEFNARAAAVGNNGLFSTAAGNPVGDYNMVYVPYCTGDLHGGSFPNSSLLGEEIGVQQFVGHQNVQRAVALLADELDTPGKVLLTGSSAGGFGTLLNFGEVADAFTGSDLYLVDDSGPVFFQDNVFSPQLASSVTALYNLPATLPTAPQLFQTDGLPGIYAYYASTYPNATFGLSSYLGDDVIQQFFGFGQAPGDPITDDEYAAGLRDVRSQIPSDWGTYFATGGEHTFLLVPNRYAGTSAGVAYDAWLAGILDGSPTNVDPAVAVRAPLAAR